CAAAATGCTTGCAAATATGGGAGTCGGTATTAACTTGCACAATGACAATGGAGATACTCCATTGTTATTATCAGCTAGATTATCACAGCCTGCCATTGCTCTAATCCTATTACAAAAaggtaaaaacattttaattgctGTTCGAATTTGCATGTGTAGCTTAAGCATCAATATGGCTTAACGTTTCCCATTTtaggtaattaataattgtaattttatttttgtttttaactgCCACCAGTATAATATTGActctaaaatttattaaaaggcAAAGTAATAAATATCTGGGTACATTACACTAACATTACAAGGGAATACATTCCCACAATTTAATATGTACTaactttgtaaaattaaatttaaggtgCAAATGCTAATTCATGCAACAGTATAACCTGGGCTAGTGCACTACATATTGCTGTGGAAAGTGTTGATTGCTCAACGGACTTTGAGGATCTACTTATTAGTTTAATGGAccataatattgatttaaactATACTGCCCTTACTGGAGATACTGCTCTTAATAGAGCTTTGCTCCTTCACAGGTAAGTATCTAGTCTAAatctagtttaattttttttatatgaattcaaatttttaataaataaggtgACTACATTTTAGTGTAGCTTACTTAattcttcttttttaaatagactGTGTTTAGTTAAAGTAATCATAATGGTCTAACACTAGCACTTAAACTGACAGTATTGCTATCAATTGataataatagaatttaaaGACCACCATATGTAACTGTAGTAAAATTAGGCCACCCCTATTTGGGGTTTCCTAATTTTACCAATACCCATCACTTGGATAGGAATTAATCGAAGGATGAAAGTGGCCATCTTCTGATtggattgaaaataaatttacattgcaCGCGCCATCGAGTAATCCTCTTAATAGATAGAATCACACGTTTATGAATTTGCACATGTATATCTACTGTTCATCAAAGTAGCAAAAGTAAATAAGAACAATGTCGATTGATTTAAAACTTGTACAAAAAGAATAGATTAAgttggcatttaaaaaaaaatgtacaataagaAATCGTTTTATTTCGGTTTAGGTCTGCTTTGTTTaaagtaatctttttttttcaggGATCGTGCAGCTGCTTTGTTAATACGTCATGGTGCTGACGTAAACGCGTGTGACTTACGTTTATGTGGTTTAGATAATTTATCGATAGCCAGTAGAAGACGAACATCAAATCTCGCGAATTTGCTCATAAAGGCAGGACATCATATCCCCGGACTAGATCCGAATTCTCCAATACCAAATCCAAATACTACATTACATTGGTTGTATTATATTTGCAAGGAACCACTCAGTTTATTGGATATTTGTAGGATTAGAATAAGGAATTGTTGTGAAAATATGCCTATGCATCGTTATATCAATTCCTTACATCTACCTAACAGCTTAAAAAGATTTCTTATGTTAGAAGATGAAGAATAATTCAGTGTTATTTAAATCGtagaacaatataaattatacattgtcAGATGTATGtagttattctatttatataaatgtgttttgATTGTTTTTACAAACAATCGTGGATTATCTGAAATTAGGTTTGTATTCTAGTCAAGTTTATTAGACCAATGTCTGTATACTAATTTAGTATATAGTagtagattatatataaatattaaaattatttaactaaataattcTAGATTATTTAATGTACTGCATATTTGTTAACAAAATTCATAAATACTCAGTACATCATGAACTAAATACCGTGTAATTATCAGTGATGTTATATAATGATCTTATCCCATTATATTGTGTACCACTTCCACAGttgatattatgaaataaaataaatggttatctttttattttttttaattaagatcaaATATCTAGATATACAAAGGTGTACAGTagtgaaaatataaacattttttgttaagGAAACTACGTCTAGTGATATAATATAGtagattatgtttttttttctagatgacatgtttttttttttttaaatacattatctgGAATAAATTGTCTACGAAAGATAGGTTTTGATCTcagattatttgtttataatggtAAGAATATCCTATAAGCATTCAATTATAACTAAATGTTGTAATAAATACTGTATATGactataaaagtaataacataatgtgtaatcattcataaaaatcttgaaaatacatataaattaaaagatataattattgtgtGTGTTGTTATTATCAAATATCCTTAAAAagaatgacttttttttaattatatttattaataattaatatggaaCAGtcactttgtaatattaataacatataagaTTTTGCCTACTCATTTGAtgaattagtaaattaatatggAAATAGTTTAAATAGTTAACCaatatattagaattatattctttttagtattaaaaatatcacttagtctatttcaattcaatttgtacagaatgtttttaaaacaactCTTCATACACAATAAATTGATGTTAATAAATCATTCGTATgtttcatttacaaaatataaaagtaatttaatgtcATACCAAgacttaaagtaaatattgcTTTTCaagtaattatacttttaaacttgtcataaaaagtaaatttatttgtcatttcTTCTCTATTTATTAACCTTTCGTTTCGTACAAAttggattgaaaaaaaaaatacacttagaCATAATTAtgcatatttcaaaaaatagatgatttgaaattatttaaagtggacatgtaatattatgaatgataaAGGGTCATAtcaaatgattttgttttagttAAATGGCGAGGCTATCCTTATTATCCTTCATATCTCTTAATTTAGGACAagcatttaataacattttcacGATATTAGGATTTTGATTTTCTGCCGCTTTATGAAGTGGTGTTTTGCCATCTGCATCTTGTATGTCTAGTTGTGCTCCACTCTTAATCAGAAGATTTACTGTAGTCTCTTTTCCTAAAaccatgtttattaatattattcacaagttaaaatatttactacaatACAGTAGCCTGATAAGTATTTGTGTTGAAAGATTTGTAATCATTTAAGCTTACAATGTTGATAAGATGGCTTTAAAAcagttgattttaattattgatataaaaaacataGATTATGTACTCAATttgaacgaaaaaaaatattactttctgGGTCTTTTGCTGTTTATTTccaataaaatctaaattttaaacaattccattaaatataatacaatagaaTCCCAACTATCCAGACTCATTTGTTTGGGCTCTAattagtaaaaatttaatttaaaaaggtcTTGACAGCGCGACGAGACATGTTACGACAAGTTTATTCCCGCCACCGACGTCCGCTCTTATAAAGTAAAACCcactacataataaaaaaatattaaatttgaaatattgtttgatttcttttgaaattatttatcatattttagatTAAACGGTATAGGTACCCCTTGTTTCATTTGATCTGGATAATCGGGAttctattgtaattaaaaaatagtatcttacaattataaaacaatattatgattttatttatgtacctgCTGCAGCTGCTCTGTGTAAAGCTGTAGCTTTGCCGCTCCTAGTTGAAGCATTGATTTGTGCTCCATATTGTAGAagtatactacatatattatcGTGTCCATTGCGTGCAGCATAATGTAGTGCAGTATAACCAGAATTGTCAACACTGTTTACAAGTTccaaaatattgtttgttttgtcAATCAATAATTGCACTCTATCAGTGTCTCCTGAAAAGgctataactttttattgttattatgatgattttttattgattccatgtcagaatttttatttagatgtttttaaatttacctgCATTCCATATTCCCCTTTCCCAATCCATTTCTGAAAGTGTCTGGTGCACAGATGCATTTGGGGTAGTTATATTGCAATTTGAATGAGTACAACCACTTTTATGATCCATAGCTtacttaaactataaataaaacatcaacgatatatatatttccttagtgacatttaaacataaaaaaagcaaatttaaatatctCTTTGAAGAGTCCAAGTAATCTCGGCTTCCCCAGTACTACATACAACTTTATATCCCAATTGACACAAAGCATTTATGGCTTGTAGTACATTTGCTTTTATCATGACTCCATTAACAACATTAGAACCAGAACCAggaaattttttaataatggctTTGATCTCTTCGTCACCTAAACCAAACACAGAGCAATCACTAGCATGCAGAGAACCCTTAATGGCTGTATAAATAACACCATCTTCTGCTATTGGAACACTTGCCAAGTTACAGGCCGAAACATTTTGGCTGCCCTTTGTTTCCATTTTTTACAATGtgtgcaaataaaaaaatctttatgataTGATATGCTTAAACCTCGTCGTCCTTATTAGAATGCTGGAAGTGCATAGCTTCTTTACTGAAGTTAGTTATGTTATCTTGTTCGACGATTATTGAAGGTTCCGGTTCAGAAAACTCTTTTCTCATAGTCCACATATACTCATTGTAATCTTGTTTGACAGCAGTTGAACTTGAAGCAACAACTTTGTAACCCAAAACCTGAAACAATCATTGATATTATCTCATTTATACTGAAATCGGTTGTTATCAAATGACAGCATGCTATCATTTATCTCATTTCAGATAGAATTAGTTACCTCTAGAGCACTGAGAATTACACAAGGATGTTGCAGATAAACAATCGTAGAATCATCACAATAGCCACCACATGCAAATCGTTTTAGTTGTTCGATATCTCCCGCTACATTAAAAGAAAcgagtaataaaaaattatttagttaataaacGTAAATTGTTAtggttttataagtttttattacctAAAAATGGGATTGCACGTACGTATTCGTAGATAATTTGAAGGTaagttaatttgattaattagaCACTTCCCATTTTTAGATAAACTGTCATGTTAAACTACCTTTTAAGCCGGACACCAATACACGCCAAGGATTTTTGTGCCCATACGATGCAAGATTACCTCTGATCAAAATGTAGGGCATTGATTACAGATAACGTATTCTTAGTTGTTTAATTTAAAGGTTATACTTAGAGTGAAGTCACAAAACTTTATCAAATTACTTACGTTACGTCTTAATAAAACGAGTTTACACTTTTGTTTTCGTCGCAACATAAAGTACCTAATACCTATATAAAGTAGTTTATCTACCTATATTGTCAAACTTCAAAGtcaaattgatttttatattataccaatAAAGCAGTACCTACACGTCGCttcttatgttttatttttctaacatTGGAAAGCTACAATTgacttatttattcaaaatttgtaatgaatatttttgtgactgaaattatacatataatgttgcCTAATTGGCAAAGGTAAAGCTTAAAcctagattattttattatgtatgttaaataGGTATTATTAGGAGAACATCAGAAACTGACGAGCTtggtttttatatgttttatttaaaaaagaattgtGTATGCTTTAGCCTTccacataatttaaatttaattgctatTTGGTTTTAGAAGTTGTCATACTTGTCGGCTGCATCCatgatatgtaaatatgtttcgCGCGAAAACttaaatcgtttataatttatataacagtcTTATGAGTAAAAAGGTGAATATGATGTTATTCTTCAACCAATTTCTAATTGTATGTTTGCAGATACTGCGGACTTGAGTTCTAACAaattgttgtataaatatacatactctcttgaaatttattattatttaggttaTTTGGAAGTGTAGTCTTACAtgtgtaaatattgtataattccAGCAAGGCATACATATCgaagtaactttatttttttttgttaaatttaccctatcttcgaaataaaattcttataccTTATCAGGTGTGCGTGAAAAGGGCggtgaatattatttttgccCGGAGCAACGATATGTCTGCCTGCCCTGCCCCAGGCAAAATCTCACTGTTCTTTCTCAGGAATCAGTTACAACGATCAGTTATACTAAATGTCGTTTCGGGGTATTTAAACAGATCTTCgtcttatctttaaaaaaatattttaggaatgttttttagattttgcacatttaattttatttattgtttagatAACCAGTAACTGCTCAGTCCAGAAACTTATTAAAAGTGAAACATTTGTAaaagcctttttttaaattgatcatCCAAGAGGTTGAAAGTTTATACAGAAGTACCTTTGAAAGTTGAATATTTAGATCGCTTTTGAAGCGTCTGTTTATGATTGAAAGACAGTGGTATATAACGGATTTAGTATTGATTAAATGTTAGACAGCTGACTAAAAATAGATATTCataagtttgcgcgttaaccgctaaaaaaacatcatttgtcgtatctccacgatttgagaacatcctgATAGCCACTACAGGTAGTATCGTAATatttggcgttgatatttcgagcctcgttcactTTTTGCGGTCAATTGGagggcaaagccaaattggcttcaaaaaagctcggtgtgctcagcaaggcgagacaatttttcacgtcggcccatcgcctaaaactttgcAAGGCGCAAaatcggcctcacatggagtactgctttCACCTCTGTGCGGGAGCTCCCGATTACCAGATCCTTCCATTTGGCCGTATCCAACGTAGCGGCTTGAGTTATCGACGATCTCCTTCATCCTTTGGCTTTGGGTAGagacgcaaagccaaaggatcaaggagatacATCTCTATGTTGGAttactctgcatcttctaccgattttttcacggggaatgttccgaggaatttttcggattaatcccggctgctgaatttcaccttcggtaATCTcgtcgaaattcaaaatttcacCCGCACACcctcgatgtccgaaaatccacaacagcgcgatttcttagaccaTCATAACCACTCTGAGCAACCAGCTTTTGccggcgatttttccgaaccgatacgacatggaaaccttcaagaaaagagcgtactccttccttagaggccggcaacgcacctgcaatccccctgGTGGTGCTGTTTGTTTGTTGAGTGAGTGTGAGtaagagttttatttaattatgtaaatatgttattaaataagtgAAAACCTCGTAACACTCAGATACGTTACCAACTATCCTGTTTCCGCCTGACATGGATATTGGTAGTTAATTTTACTTGAGATAAATGACTGCCTCAATGACTGTTCATATTTTCTGAACCAAATTTTAATAGCCCCTAAAATTCTCTACTAATTAAGCCTTATTGATGAGCTTGCTGCTCTTCATTATCGTTAGAAATTCTCTCGTGGATTATTGTTATTGATCTAAAAACGTATTATAAGCGTAGTCTATCATTTGTTATCTGTTAGTGTTAAACGTccgatttattttctttttacattttcattcacttgtttaatttttaaaataccttttGCTGATAAGTGTGTCATTTTATAAAGGAGTTCCATgataatatattgttgtttcatatgtgtttatttatatcgattaacaattaataactaaagTAGCTAATTATAAACTGTTTCCGAATAGAGTTAGAGTATGgtagtaaatattttgaaaggttgagtttaataaaaaataataaagttttaaaaacgttatatatatatatatacaatacagcGGGGGAGACAGTTGAACCCATGCCGGGGATGACTGTATTGACCTGCCGAACAGGGAGACCCGAAGAAACGGTTTTTCCGATTGCCGCCCGTGGTATAGTACAGAGGCCCGAGCGTGCGTAACCAACTCGCGAGGCTGCCTCACCATGCCACGCATAATCTCGGTGTGGACCGTCGCGCCGGTTGGTGACCGGCacgctatatatgtatatatatatatatatatatatatgtatatatatatatatatatatatatatatatatatatatatatatttaaagttgttTGAGGTTGAGTTCACCAACATCCACGGACTCCATGTTAACCTCAATGATGTCCACCATCATTTTGAGACAGCACGGCCAACAAATACTCCGTCCAGCCAACACCAATTATCTCAATTATCCCGGCTATGTGCTTAGCGAAAGCTGGAGTATGCTTGTTCGTCAGGACGGATGTTTGTTGTCACCGATTGCGCTCCTTGGAGGACACCTCCTTTTCCACGTTGGTGGTACGCGTGAACTGACTGACCTGACTTTGACGAACCAATCGTCAAAGTCAGGTATACGTGTGCCTCTTAGATCCCTCAATGGTGGTTTGGAGACAAACCGGCTATTTGACCATCTTAGTCGGGTGGCAGATATTGCGCAAGAGCAGTTTCCTAACGCGGAATTGGTGTTTTTGGGGGATTTCAATGCACATCATGAATCATGGTTGAACTCCCTCAAAACTGACCTAGCTGGCAGGACTGCCCATGCTTTAGCTCTTATGCATGACTTGACCCAACTGGTCGATCAGCCCACCAGGATCCCTGACATTGACGGGCAAGCACCTTCTCTgctggaccttctgctgacttctcACCCGGTAGATTATCGGGTTGTGGTTCAGGCTCCTCTCGGTTCCTCGGATCATAGCTTGATATCTACCAAAGTGCCACAGCCCAAGCTACTAACATAAAAGGCTGGTAAACGTCGTATTTGGCACTATAAGTCGGCAGACTGGGACGGTATGCGTGATTACTTTGCGTCAGTCCCTTGGAAAGAACGTTGCTTGAGTGGAAAAGACCCGACAGCTAGCGCTGCTTCTGTTGCTGGTGAGATTCTGGGGATGGAATATTACATTCCTAACTCAGACCTCATCAGTAGGGGTAAAGCGTAACCGTTGGTTCACTCGTGAATGTGCTGATGCTGTATCATCTAAGCAGGCGGCATACCGCGCGTGGATCAATGGCTGCACTAGTAGGGCTCCCAACATTGACTCACTTAAAGCAACCTACAACAAAAAATCCAAGTCCTGTAGGAAGGCATATATAAGAGCGGATCCCCAACGCATTGCAGATTGGTCATGACCTTGTCTCGCATCCTACGAGCACCCGTAGTTTTTGGCGTCTGACCAAGTCTGTGCAAAACAATTTCTGCCAATCTTCGCTGCCACCACCCAGGAACCCGAATGGATCGGTAGCCTACAGTTCGCAGGAGAAAGCCGATCTTCTAGCGAAACTCTTTACCTACAATTCTATTATCGATGATTGTAGTGCGCAGCCACCAAATATACCTTCTTGTGGATACACAATTCCTGACATTAAAATCAGGCAGCGTGATGTGCGTGCAGAACTACAATTACTCGACGAACGGAAAGCTTGCGGTCCTGACGGAATACCTGCTATAGTGCTCAAGAAGTGTGCAGCGTAACTGTCTCCAGTGTTTTTCCTGTTCCATATGTCGCTTTCTACGGGATGTGTGCCGGAGGTTCCAACCGGTTCCAAAAAAAGGAGACCGGTCTGACCCTGAAAATTATCGACCAATAGCTATCACCTCAATACTTTCCAAAGTATTGGAacgaattataaacaaccaacTGATCTGTTACCTAAAGATTTCACAGTCTAATTAATGATCGTCAGTACGGGTTTCGACCAAAACGTTCCACTGGTGATCTTCTAGCGTACGTAACACACCTCTGGGGTGAAGCTATTGACAAGCGTGGAGAGTCGTCGGCTGTTAGCCTCGATATCTCTAAAGCTTTTGACAGAGTCTGGTACAAAAGTCTCCTATCAAGCCTCCGGCATGTGGTCTGTCAGCTCAGCTCTGTACCTGGATTGCCAGCTTCCTGCACAATCGTAACCTTCGCGTTTTAGACGACGGTTGCGCTTTAAAATTCCATGCAGTGAATGCTGGGGTTTCCCAGGGTTCTGTGCTTTCCCCCACACTCTTTCTTCTGCACATCAATGATATGCTCACCCTTGGGAACATACATTGCTATGCAGATGATAGTACAGTGCACGGGGGCTACCAAGGACGCGCAGTAGCCGGCCGAGCCGAAACTGAAAATAAGCGGAGGGAGCTTGTTGTTTAACTCGACAGGACGCTAGAACTCATTGCTACTTGGCAATGGGGTTCTGATAATCTTGTCGAGTTTAATGCCAAGAAAACGCAGGTATGCGCGTTCGCAGCGAAAAAGTCACTATTTTCCCTTGTTCCATCCCTCTGTGGCACTACGCTAGAGATACAGAGCCAAATTGCCGTACTGGGTATTGACGTCCGCTGTGACCTTAATCCAAGGGATTATATCGAGGCTGTTATCAAAACAGCCTCACACAAACTAGGGTTCCTGAACAAGGTATGGCGTTTTTTCACGCCACAACAACTGCTTCTGTTGTACAAAACGTATGTGCAGTCTTGTGTTGAATATTGCTCGCACCTCTGGGATGGCTCCGTTAAGTACTTAATGGAAACCTTGGATAGGTTACGGCGACGTGCGGTCCGCATTATTGGCGACGTAAAGGTCACAAACACCCTCGAACCTTTACGCTTACGCCGAGAAATCGCGGTGCTGAGCGTTTTCTATCGACTGTATCACGGCGAGTGATGTTATCGCCTAACTGTGTCATCTATCCCAACGCGCAcaaagaaatttggcaactATTTTCTTTGTCGCACCGCCAAAAAATGGAACTCATTAtcagcacacgtgttcccctcctcttataacctgggtgccggCCGGCATGACtaaggtgactagtgcagctcattcttgctgtgcgtactagtcttcttcgcgtttggattccatttccacttaccatcaggtggagtggagtcatcaTGCCTAActggatattatatatataaaaaaaagtacgtaATGTAACATCTCGGTTCTCACTTAATATTCAGTAGCGATGAATTCTTCTTCAGTTAATATTTGAAGTTGATATAATTTCAAAGTCATATTATTCTTCACGCTCAGATAAAATTTCTTCCAACCTTGGAAGTAATGTCATAAAGAGATAAGCTTtgctttataacattttatatgtaaagcattccttaaaatttacatattaaaataaacgtacttcttttcaaattgtttacagtttttatttattatattatgtgacAAATTAGACAAATAACCAATAAACCTTAATTTCTACTGAATGAGTTTTTActgattttcaattttattgctataaatttatgtattaaacttGCTTACCTCAGCCTTCTTGGCCattgtttattttgtctttCAAATATATCATAACATCACAAACTTGTAATTACCATGTCAAATCAGACATGTTGTTTTCCCTTTTAAGATACGTTGTCAGATTTGAGATAAATCGCTTTCCATTATGATACGATCCATTTAACTTATTAATCAAGAATGGAGACTTCGTGCTTAAcataatacatttcatttatacaGGTAAATATGCTAAGGgtgagtaatataatattataagaatcagaagtggttatttatttaaaaaaaaaactatctatcGACTAAACactcttattttatgttttatcgaaataaagaatttaacaataatactctttattgcactgtGAAATTTTACATGGTAATTTTACACATGAAATTATTGTTCAAAATGGCggacaataacttttattaaactacctgacaataataacaattagcgaaatactaattattatctaACGTACCGACAGCATGACGACTCTAGCGCGAGATGATAAGTGGcctctagttttttttttttatgtgtgttgtattgctgttggccctactggcctttacagcgtcagcggtctttcgggcgagaactaatgtcccctgccttgaggttgagcgcgg
The nucleotide sequence above comes from Vanessa cardui chromosome 7, ilVanCard2.1, whole genome shotgun sequence. Encoded proteins:
- the LOC124530878 gene encoding ankyrin repeat domain-containing protein 39-like isoform X2, translated to MDHKSGCTHSNCNITTPNASVHQTLSEMDWERGIWNAAFSGDTDRVQLLIDKTNNILELVNSVDNSGYTALHYAARNGHDNICSILLQYGAQINASTRSGKATALHRAAAAGKETTVNLLIKSGAQLDIQDADGKTPLHKAAENQNPNIVKMLLNACPKLRDMKDNKDSLAI
- the LOC124530878 gene encoding ankyrin repeat domain-containing protein 39-like isoform X1, with the protein product MDHKSGCTHSNCNITTPNASVHQTLSEMDWERGIWNAVIAFSGDTDRVQLLIDKTNNILELVNSVDNSGYTALHYAARNGHDNICSILLQYGAQINASTRSGKATALHRAAAAGKETTVNLLIKSGAQLDIQDADGKTPLHKAAENQNPNIVKMLLNACPKLRDMKDNKDSLAI
- the LOC124530879 gene encoding uncharacterized protein LOC124530879 yields the protein MPYILIRGNLASYGHKNPWRVLVSGLKAGDIEQLKRFACGGYCDDSTIVYLQHPCVILSALEVLGYKVVASSSTAVKQDYNEYMWTMRKEFSEPEPSIIVEQDNITNFSKEAMHFQHSNKDDEV